One Primulina huaijiensis isolate GDHJ02 chromosome 5, ASM1229523v2, whole genome shotgun sequence DNA segment encodes these proteins:
- the LOC140976366 gene encoding uncharacterized protein, whose amino-acid sequence MLSSLTLSIMDGAVVFSARRLSSSNSRPPTTFRWEFRRKQDTRLHPRRSQVILVLANPNVSPDKGNSKKEVVMVDPLEAKRLASKQMAQIKAKEKLRKQRQIEAINGAWAMIGLTAGLVIEGGTGKSIIAQLAGYWAAFIGFFVR is encoded by the exons ATGTTGTCTTCTTTAACACTGTCCATTATGGATGGGGCCGTTGTGTTCTCCGCTCGCCGCTTATCTTCATCTAATTCTCGGCCTCCAACAACGTTTAG GTGGGAATTCAGAAGAAAACAAGATACAAGACTGCATCCTCGAAGGAGTCAAGTGATCCTTGTATTGGCGAATCCAAAT GTATCTCCAGACAAaggaaattcaaagaaagaagtGGTCATGGTCGATCCATTGGAAGCCAAGCGATTGGCATCAAAACAAATGGCTCAAATCAAAGCAAAAGAGAAACTCAGA AAACAACGCCAAATTGAAGCAATCAATGGTGCTTGGGCCATGATCGGTCTTACAGCAGGATTGGTCATTGAAGGTGGAACCGGTAAAAGCATTATAGCTCAG TTGGCTGGATACTGGGCGGCTTTTATCGGGTTTTTTGTGAGATAA